A genomic stretch from Flavobacterium sp. KS-LB2 includes:
- a CDS encoding Rossmann-like and DUF2520 domain-containing protein, whose product MTKVSIIGSGNVAQHLIAAFQNSQNMGSEIELVQVFSRQIGSVSHLLDLSQITNDLDTLAEADLYIIAVSDDAISSISSQLPFKNRLVVHTSGSVSLNALDDNNRKGVFYPLQTFTKNKPIDFRTIPICLESENVTDYQLLDKVAKSISDKIFAINSEQRKALHVAAVFINNFTNHLYQIGQEICQEHQVPFEILIPLITETAQKITLLSPSEAQTGPAKRNDTATIATHEAFLSNENQLTIYKTLTQSIQHNGKKL is encoded by the coding sequence ATGACTAAAGTAAGTATTATTGGTTCAGGAAATGTAGCACAACATTTGATTGCAGCATTCCAAAATTCCCAAAATATGGGAAGTGAAATCGAATTGGTTCAAGTTTTTTCAAGACAAATAGGAAGCGTCTCTCACCTACTCGATTTAAGTCAGATTACAAATGATTTAGATACTTTGGCTGAAGCGGACTTGTATATTATTGCTGTTTCCGACGATGCAATTTCAAGTATATCTTCGCAACTTCCTTTCAAAAATCGCTTGGTGGTTCACACTTCAGGAAGTGTTTCTTTGAATGCTTTGGATGACAATAATCGAAAAGGCGTTTTCTATCCCTTGCAGACTTTTACCAAAAACAAGCCAATTGATTTTAGAACTATTCCTATCTGTTTAGAAAGCGAAAATGTAACGGATTATCAATTATTAGATAAAGTAGCCAAATCAATTTCTGATAAAATATTCGCTATCAACTCTGAACAACGAAAAGCCTTGCATGTTGCAGCTGTTTTTATCAATAATTTCACGAATCATTTGTACCAAATAGGTCAAGAAATTTGTCAAGAACATCAAGTTCCTTTTGAAATTTTAATTCCTTTAATTACAGAAACAGCTCAAAAAATAACGTTACTTTCGCCATCAGAAGCGCAAACTGGTCCGGCTAAACGCAATGATACGGCTACTATTGCTACGCATGAGGCTTTTTTATCCAATGAAAATCAACTTACAATTTATAAAACACTAACACAATCTATACAGCATAATGGCAAAAAGTTATAA
- a CDS encoding helix-turn-helix domain-containing protein, protein MLSNLLFIITGIIGSITAFLIFTNYKSNRIMNLYIILLILIISLRFFLSGLTYFIFDPAFRNTYFRYSNISLVVIPICYLYFKNLSENKKKINLKDLLHFIFPITFFLFIINRNHYSFDYQSIEIILYGLFFIFAIVYVVLCFQFLRTKIWTRKGEIKVIQKQNKLINNWTLFLFIALVLTITRLFVSVFIEIYFDETIKGHSYQWISAVIWLTILFKILISPEILYGYNVLHQKINENKNNSLVLDFIWKITPDIELNNSQHLILKEKIDPNIMNYIKEIESVSLKFELFRNANFTITDLANSLQIPKSHISYLFKYHSTISFSEYKKVIRIHDAIKQIELNYLKNNTLDSLSKKVGFTSYNPFFTSFKEIAGVSPLEYYKMNRREFEE, encoded by the coding sequence ATGCTTTCAAATTTACTTTTCATTATCACTGGCATTATCGGTTCAATAACAGCTTTTTTAATTTTTACAAATTATAAATCCAATAGAATAATGAACCTCTACATCATTCTATTAATCCTTATAATTTCATTACGTTTTTTTCTATCGGGTTTAACCTATTTTATTTTTGATCCCGCTTTTAGAAATACTTATTTTAGATATTCGAATATATCATTGGTCGTAATCCCTATTTGCTATCTGTATTTTAAAAATTTATCTGAGAACAAAAAGAAAATTAATCTAAAGGATCTATTGCATTTTATCTTTCCCATCACTTTTTTTCTATTTATAATTAATCGCAATCATTACTCTTTTGATTATCAAAGCATCGAAATTATTTTATACGGGCTTTTTTTTATTTTTGCAATCGTATATGTTGTTTTATGTTTTCAATTTTTAAGAACTAAAATTTGGACTAGAAAAGGCGAAATCAAGGTAATCCAAAAACAAAATAAATTAATTAACAATTGGACATTATTTTTATTTATTGCACTTGTACTTACTATAACAAGGCTTTTCGTATCAGTCTTTATCGAAATATATTTTGACGAAACCATTAAAGGGCATAGTTATCAGTGGATATCCGCAGTGATTTGGTTAACTATTTTATTCAAAATATTAATTTCTCCTGAAATCCTTTATGGCTATAATGTTTTGCATCAAAAGATTAATGAGAATAAAAATAATAGTTTGGTATTGGATTTTATTTGGAAAATAACTCCTGATATTGAATTAAATAACAGTCAACATTTGATTCTTAAAGAAAAAATAGATCCAAATATTATGAACTATATCAAAGAAATTGAGTCTGTATCATTAAAATTTGAATTGTTTAGAAATGCAAATTTTACAATTACAGATTTAGCAAACAGCCTGCAAATTCCCAAAAGTCATATTTCGTATTTATTTAAATACCATTCAACTATTTCCTTTTCTGAGTATAAAAAGGTTATCCGAATACACGATGCTATCAAACAAATCGAACTAAACTATCTAAAAAATAATACTCTCGATTCATTATCAAAAAAAGTTGGATTTACCTCATACAACCCTTTCTTTACAAGCTTTAAAGAAATTGCAGGTGTTTCGCCATTAGAATATTATAAAATGAATAGAAGAGAATTTGAGGAATAA
- the ccsA gene encoding cytochrome c biogenesis protein, which produces MDKKIFSFLFSTRLMAFLFIVYAASMATGTFIESKYNTDTAKNLIYNAWWFEAIHVFFLINFFGNIKRYQLLKKEKWATLLLHLSFIFIILGAFVTRYISYEGMMPIREGAAENQIFSDKTFLTVFVDGEFKGEMKRRVFEKQVLLSPATNNDFSISGKFADTPFEVEYENFIMGAKEYIKPDPKGTVFLKIVEAGDGGRHEHFLKEGEVQNIHNVLFSLNKYTDGAININTTGTAYTIQTPFEGNFMRMADKLQGKVTKDNAQPLMMRSLYSIGEMRFVFPDPAVKGVVDYESENDFKAKNHEDALTIKISADGQEKTVTVLGSKGKIGEAKTVKIGNIDYSFFYGSKAYVLPFKIKLNDFIAQKYPGTEKSYSSFESKVTVQDKEPFDARIYMNNVLDYKGYRFFQSGFDPDEKGTILSVNHDFWGTALTYAGYFMLYFAMMAIMFTKYSRFADIKRKLEVVKTKKAKLLTILVLMFSFNSFAQEQEHNHADHEGHAHTEAASAPTTHANHTKKVFSQDELNDLITKYKVPAEHAAKFGRLVIQDGGGRMKPINTFSSELLRKVSQDDSYNDMNSDQVFLSITQYASYWIEIPIIHLRRGNDSIRKIIGVDKKAKFAPFVAFFDAKGNYKLSKYLEESFKAANPNQFEKDFIETDKRVNLMESALSGRILKIFPIPEDKNNKWVSYLELNEAGFKGMEATYTKNVLPLYFGSLANASTSNDYKTADELLESINGFQKRFGSKVRPSEERITSEVLYNKYDVFNKLFYWYAFAAILMLFFTIMQIFKERKVLAIAVNTMHIIIGLLFGLHTVGLIARWYISGHAPWSNAYESIIYIAWATMFFGLAFDRKSKLTVASSAFVTAMILWAANLNWIDPEIANLQPVLNSYWLMIHVAVIVASYGPFALGFILGAVSLLLISFTNEKNKVKMDLNIQEITYINELALTIGLIMLTIGNFLGGQWANESWGRYWGWDPKETWALISIMVYAFVIHARFVPSLRGKWIFNLMSMFAFISILFTYYGVNFHLVGLHSYASGEAHSLSWIWYSLGAITLFGAISYPKYKKYYKK; this is translated from the coding sequence ATGGATAAAAAAATATTTTCTTTTTTGTTTTCTACTCGATTAATGGCCTTTTTATTTATTGTATATGCAGCTTCGATGGCTACGGGAACCTTTATCGAAAGCAAGTATAATACTGATACAGCAAAAAATTTAATTTATAATGCATGGTGGTTTGAGGCTATTCATGTATTTTTTCTAATCAATTTCTTTGGAAATATCAAGCGTTATCAGTTATTAAAGAAAGAAAAATGGGCAACTTTATTGCTTCATTTGTCTTTTATTTTTATCATTTTGGGAGCTTTCGTAACCCGTTACATCAGTTATGAAGGAATGATGCCTATTCGTGAAGGCGCAGCTGAAAATCAAATTTTTTCTGATAAAACCTTTCTGACTGTTTTTGTAGATGGTGAATTCAAAGGTGAAATGAAACGTAGGGTTTTTGAGAAACAAGTGTTGTTGTCTCCGGCAACTAATAATGATTTTAGTATTTCAGGAAAGTTTGCTGATACTCCATTTGAGGTAGAATATGAAAATTTTATCATGGGAGCTAAAGAATACATTAAACCAGATCCTAAAGGGACCGTTTTCTTGAAAATTGTAGAAGCTGGAGATGGAGGACGTCACGAGCATTTCTTGAAAGAGGGCGAAGTTCAGAACATACATAATGTTTTATTTTCGTTAAATAAATATACTGATGGTGCCATAAACATCAATACAACAGGAACTGCTTACACTATTCAAACCCCTTTTGAAGGAAACTTTATGCGAATGGCAGATAAACTACAAGGGAAAGTAACCAAAGATAATGCGCAACCATTGATGATGCGTTCTTTATATAGTATTGGTGAAATGCGATTTGTATTTCCAGATCCTGCAGTAAAAGGTGTTGTTGATTATGAATCGGAAAATGATTTTAAAGCAAAGAACCATGAAGATGCATTAACCATAAAAATCTCTGCCGATGGTCAAGAAAAAACAGTAACAGTTTTAGGTTCTAAAGGTAAAATTGGTGAAGCAAAAACGGTAAAAATTGGAAATATCGATTACTCTTTTTTCTACGGAAGTAAAGCGTATGTCTTGCCTTTTAAAATAAAATTGAATGATTTTATTGCACAAAAATATCCAGGAACAGAGAAAAGTTATTCTTCTTTTGAAAGTAAAGTAACCGTTCAGGATAAAGAACCATTTGATGCCAGAATTTATATGAATAACGTATTGGATTATAAAGGATATCGCTTTTTTCAATCAGGATTTGATCCAGACGAAAAAGGAACAATTTTATCTGTCAACCATGATTTTTGGGGTACAGCGCTAACTTATGCTGGTTATTTTATGTTGTATTTTGCAATGATGGCGATTATGTTTACTAAATATTCTCGTTTTGCTGATATTAAACGCAAACTGGAAGTGGTTAAAACCAAAAAAGCTAAATTATTGACTATTTTAGTGTTGATGTTCAGTTTCAATAGTTTTGCTCAAGAACAAGAACATAACCACGCAGATCATGAAGGACATGCACACACAGAAGCTGCATCAGCGCCTACAACACACGCAAATCACACCAAAAAAGTATTCAGCCAGGATGAACTGAATGACTTGATAACTAAATATAAAGTACCTGCGGAACATGCAGCAAAATTTGGTAGACTTGTCATTCAAGATGGTGGCGGTAGAATGAAACCGATTAACACATTTTCATCCGAATTATTGCGAAAAGTAAGTCAAGATGATTCATATAATGATATGAATTCTGATCAGGTATTTTTGTCCATAACACAATATGCTAGTTATTGGATAGAGATTCCAATTATCCATTTACGAAGAGGTAACGACAGTATTCGAAAGATTATTGGAGTCGATAAGAAAGCTAAATTTGCACCTTTTGTAGCTTTCTTTGATGCTAAGGGAAATTATAAACTTTCCAAATATTTAGAAGAATCATTTAAAGCGGCTAACCCCAATCAATTTGAAAAGGATTTTATAGAAACCGATAAAAGAGTAAATTTGATGGAATCTGCATTAAGTGGTCGTATCCTTAAAATTTTTCCAATTCCAGAAGATAAAAATAATAAGTGGGTTTCTTATTTAGAGCTCAACGAAGCAGGTTTCAAAGGAATGGAAGCGACGTATACTAAAAATGTACTGCCTTTGTATTTTGGTTCTTTGGCAAATGCTTCAACTTCTAATGATTACAAAACTGCGGATGAATTACTGGAAAGTATCAATGGTTTCCAAAAACGTTTTGGCAGTAAAGTGAGACCAAGTGAAGAAAGAATTACATCAGAAGTCTTGTATAATAAATATGATGTTTTCAATAAACTTTTTTATTGGTATGCTTTTGCGGCGATTTTGATGTTGTTTTTTACAATAATGCAAATCTTCAAAGAGCGCAAAGTATTAGCTATAGCAGTAAATACAATGCATATTATTATAGGATTATTATTTGGATTGCATACTGTGGGCTTAATTGCGCGTTGGTATATTTCCGGTCACGCACCTTGGAGTAATGCCTATGAATCGATTATTTATATTGCGTGGGCTACTATGTTTTTTGGTTTGGCTTTCGACAGAAAATCAAAACTTACTGTGGCTTCATCAGCTTTTGTAACAGCAATGATTCTTTGGGCTGCAAATCTAAACTGGATTGATCCCGAAATTGCAAATCTGCAACCAGTACTGAATTCCTATTGGTTGATGATTCACGTTGCGGTAATTGTGGCTAGTTATGGTCCGTTTGCATTAGGATTTATTTTAGGTGCGGTTTCACTATTGCTGATTTCTTTTACCAATGAAAAAAACAAAGTCAAAATGGATTTGAATATTCAGGAAATCACTTATATCAACGAATTAGCATTAACGATAGGTTTGATAATGTTAACTATTGGAAACTTCCTTGGAGGACAATGGGCCAATGAAAGTTGGGGACGTTATTGGGGATGGGATCCAAAAGAAACTTGGGCCTTGATCAGTATTATGGTCTATGCATTTGTAATTCATGCTCGATTTGTTCCTTCTTTACGAGGAAAATGGATTTTCAATTTAATGAGCATGTTTGCTTTTATATCTATTTTGTTTACGTATTATGGAGTAAATTTTCACTTGGTAGGATTGCATTCTTACGCAAGTGGTGAAGCACATTCGTTGAGTTGGATTTGGTATTCTCTTGGAGCAATTACTTTGTTTGGTGCTATTTCCTATCCAAAATATAAAAAGTACTATAAGAAATAA
- a CDS encoding T9SS type A sorting domain-containing protein — protein sequence MRYLLIFFTVTFHGQVLHHQMLSSQGTSKKLPNGIVVMQTIGQQSRIGTSNNTFVVMQGFQQSFWGKYIASNPIEVIQAKTYPNPFIQTVNIEFSKEIIDEITINVFDLSGRLVFEQKKKSENMILTFLLPLLPSSEYLVRLNTSSFSYFTKIIKL from the coding sequence ATGAGGTACTTACTTATATTTTTTACCGTAACCTTTCACGGACAAGTTTTACACCATCAAATGCTATCTTCACAAGGTACATCTAAAAAACTACCTAATGGAATAGTGGTAATGCAAACTATTGGGCAACAAAGTCGCATTGGAACTTCAAATAATACTTTTGTTGTTATGCAGGGATTTCAACAAAGTTTTTGGGGGAAATATATTGCTTCAAATCCAATCGAAGTCATTCAAGCTAAAACTTATCCTAATCCATTTATTCAAACAGTAAACATTGAATTTTCTAAAGAGATTATCGATGAGATAACCATCAATGTTTTTGATTTAAGTGGACGATTGGTATTTGAACAAAAGAAAAAATCAGAGAATATGATTTTGACATTTTTACTTCCTTTATTGCCAAGTTCAGAATATTTAGTCCGCTTAAATACTTCAAGCTTCAGTTATTTTACTAAAATTATTAAATTATGA
- a CDS encoding beta strand repeat-containing protein encodes MKKIILLFIFFLCAKSFAQNNGITYQAVILNPNRVKTSDLNNSNLPLVSKDICMLFKFVDEFSNVEYQEIIRTKTDPYGMVNLIIGTGTQTSGYATSFSKISWDSVDKSLVVGINVTGDCSSFTEISNQPFNYVPFAYSAINTVNVTGVVAVENGGTNAITVLGAKTNLGLESVDNTSDLNKPISNATKVALDLKEDGSNKSTSIITDGNSDIKFPSVKSVKTYVDSNISSNGIALTTEINRATTAENTIASNLVSETTRATIAEGTNATAISTETIRATLAETTLTANLATEVARATTAEATKEDAINKSTDGSFTSNSDVKFPTEKATKTYVDGTAATASTALTTEINRATTAENTIASNLVSETTRATIAEGTNATAISTETIRATLAETTLTANLATEVARATTAEATKEDAINKSTDGSFTSNSDVKFPTEKATKTYVDGTAAIASTALTTEINRATTAENTIASNLVSETARATVAEGTNATAISTETTRATLAETTLTANLATEVARATTAEATKEDAANKSTDGTFATNSDVKFPTEKATKTYVDGTAATASTALATEINRATTAENAIAANLVSEITRATVAEGTNATAISTETTRATLAEVTLTANLATEVARATTAEATKEDAVNKSTDGTFATNSDVKFPTEKATKTYVDGTAAIASTALTTEINRATTAENTIASNLVSETARATVAEGTNATAISAETTRATLAEVTLTANLATEVARATTAEATKEDAVNKSTDGTFATNSDVKFPTEKATKTYVDGAAATASTALTTEINRATTTENTIASNLVSETTRATIAEGTNATAISTETTRATLAEVTLTANLATEVARATTAEATKEDAVNKSTDGTFATNSDVKFPTEKATKTYVDASLSSNSLALTNEISRATTAENSIAANLVTESERATLAETTNANAITSETTRATLAETALATNLSTEVNRATAAEATKEDAVNKSTDGSFTSNSDVKFPTEKATKTYVDASASSSSLALTNEISRATLAENTIAANLVSETERATLAEATNATAITAETNRATAAEATKEDTANKSKDGSFTSNSDVKFPTEKATKTYVDAIASSNSLALTNEISRATLAENTIATNLLSETERATLAEANNATAITSETNRATLAETTLATNLDLKANLASPSFTGTPSLPTGTIAVTQSAENNSTAIATTAFVTAANATNANLTGDVTSIGNLTTIATNVITTTKIADSNITNAKLDKANIPLSGFGAATSAVALGNNKLTEVADPTNPQDAATKNYVDALTSTGVTGNGTTNFIPKFSSSSALANSLIFDSGTQIGIGTNAPTSLFQIGGNGSGDNPLKYDYDGGGNGALKFGFRQYEYRIKSNQNSGVLENLTFSYYNQSTGVDSDRFVIANDGIYIPGKLNVTGTVNGGAATLSSLNVNNSQLNVNSSTNTVGFFTDSPTSKFQIGGDGNFDNPLKYDYGYGSGEGALKFGFRQNEFRIKTNQNSGVLEKLTFSYYKNADGTDIESMHIDNNGLVSITKLAVTAGSPGNGKVLTSDAFGNASWVAPVVASSNEFVDLTTTQTIAGAKTFSSTVTGNSFVKSGGTSAQYLMADGSVSTGAAPVREVADETSAAASQDSFTLTQTPSINSKVKMYVNGIRISNAAYSVSGTTLTYIPANNGSYTLSVNDRVQFDYFY; translated from the coding sequence ATGAAAAAAATAATTTTACTTTTTATATTTTTTTTATGCGCTAAGAGTTTTGCGCAAAACAATGGAATAACCTATCAAGCTGTAATTTTAAATCCGAATAGAGTCAAAACATCAGATTTGAATAATTCAAATTTGCCACTTGTTAGTAAGGATATTTGTATGTTGTTTAAATTTGTGGACGAGTTTTCTAATGTGGAGTATCAAGAAATTATTAGAACTAAAACAGATCCATACGGAATGGTAAATCTAATTATAGGAACTGGAACCCAAACTTCAGGATATGCTACTTCATTTTCAAAAATTTCATGGGATTCAGTTGATAAGAGTCTAGTAGTTGGTATAAATGTTACTGGGGATTGTTCTTCATTTACGGAAATTAGTAATCAACCTTTCAATTACGTTCCTTTTGCTTATTCCGCAATAAATACGGTCAATGTTACAGGTGTTGTTGCTGTAGAAAATGGTGGAACAAATGCAATTACTGTTTTAGGTGCTAAAACAAATTTAGGATTAGAGAGCGTTGATAATACATCAGATTTAAATAAACCAATTAGTAATGCTACAAAAGTAGCACTTGATTTAAAAGAAGATGGATCAAACAAAAGTACTAGTATAATTACAGACGGGAATTCTGATATAAAATTTCCAAGTGTAAAATCTGTTAAAACGTATGTTGATTCTAATATTTCATCAAATGGAATTGCTTTAACTACAGAAATAAATAGAGCTACAACTGCTGAAAATACAATCGCAAGTAATTTGGTTTCAGAAACTACAAGGGCTACTATAGCGGAAGGAACTAATGCGACTGCAATTAGCACCGAAACAATTCGTGCAACATTAGCAGAAACAACTCTAACAGCGAATCTAGCAACTGAAGTAGCACGTGCAACAACCGCCGAAGCAACCAAAGAAGATGCAATAAATAAAAGCACAGATGGAAGTTTTACTTCGAATTCAGATGTGAAATTCCCAACAGAAAAAGCGACAAAAACTTATGTTGATGGAACAGCTGCAACAGCTTCTACTGCTTTAACAACAGAAATAAACAGAGCTACAACTGCTGAAAATACAATCGCAAGTAATTTGGTTTCAGAAACTACAAGAGCTACTATAGCGGAAGGAACTAATGCGACTGCAATTAGCACCGAAACAATTCGTGCAACATTAGCAGAAACAACTCTAACAGCGAATCTAGCAACTGAAGTAGCACGTGCAACAACCGCCGAAGCAACCAAAGAAGATGCAATAAATAAAAGCACAGATGGAAGTTTTACTTCGAATTCAGATGTGAAATTCCCAACAGAAAAAGCGACAAAAACCTATGTTGATGGAACAGCTGCAATAGCTTCTACTGCTTTAACTACAGAAATAAACAGAGCTACAACTGCTGAAAATACAATCGCAAGTAATTTGGTTTCAGAAACTGCAAGAGCTACTGTAGCGGAAGGAACTAATGCGACTGCAATTAGCACCGAAACAACTCGTGCAACATTAGCAGAAACAACTCTAACAGCGAATCTAGCAACTGAAGTAGCACGTGCAACAACCGCCGAAGCGACTAAAGAAGATGCAGCAAATAAAAGTACAGATGGAACTTTTGCTACTAATTCGGATGTGAAATTTCCAACCGAGAAAGCGACAAAAACTTATGTTGATGGAACAGCTGCAACAGCTTCTACTGCTTTAGCCACAGAAATAAATAGAGCTACAACTGCTGAAAATGCAATTGCTGCAAATTTGGTTTCAGAAATTACAAGAGCTACTGTTGCGGAAGGAACTAATGCGACTGCAATTAGCACCGAAACAACTCGTGCTACATTAGCAGAAGTAACTTTAACAGCGAATCTAGCAACTGAAGTAGCACGTGCAACAACCGCCGAAGCAACCAAAGAAGATGCGGTAAATAAAAGTACAGATGGCACTTTTGCTACTAATTCGGATGTGAAATTCCCAACAGAAAAAGCGACAAAAACTTATGTTGATGGAACAGCTGCAATAGCTTCTACTGCTTTAACTACAGAAATAAACAGAGCTACAACTGCTGAAAATACAATCGCAAGTAATTTGGTTTCAGAAACTGCAAGGGCTACTGTAGCGGAAGGAACTAATGCAACTGCAATTAGTGCCGAAACAACTCGTGCTACATTAGCAGAAGTAACTTTAACAGCGAATCTAGCAACTGAAGTAGCACGTGCAACAACCGCCGAAGCAACCAAAGAAGATGCGGTAAATAAAAGTACAGATGGAACTTTTGCTACTAATTCGGATGTGAAATTTCCAACCGAGAAAGCAACAAAAACCTATGTTGATGGAGCAGCTGCAACAGCTTCTACTGCTTTAACTACAGAAATAAACAGAGCTACAACTACTGAAAATACAATCGCAAGTAATTTGGTTTCAGAAACTACAAGAGCTACTATAGCGGAAGGAACTAATGCGACTGCAATTAGTACCGAAACAACTCGTGCTACATTAGCAGAAGTAACTTTAACAGCGAATCTAGCAACTGAAGTAGCACGTGCAACAACCGCCGAAGCAACCAAAGAAGATGCGGTAAATAAAAGTACAGATGGCACTTTTGCTACTAATTCGGATGTGAAATTTCCAACCGAGAAAGCGACAAAAACTTATGTTGATGCAAGTTTATCTTCAAATTCTTTGGCTTTGACTAATGAAATTTCAAGAGCAACAACAGCTGAAAATTCTATCGCAGCAAATTTGGTTACAGAATCCGAAAGAGCAACTTTGGCAGAAACGACTAATGCGAATGCAATTACTTCGGAAACAACTCGTGCGACTTTAGCGGAAACTGCTTTAGCAACGAATTTAAGTACTGAAGTTAACCGAGCAACTGCTGCTGAAGCGACTAAGGAAGATGCAGTAAATAAAAGTACAGACGGAAGTTTTACTTCAAATTCAGATGTGAAATTCCCAACCGAAAAAGCCACGAAAACCTATGTTGACGCATCTGCTTCATCCAGTTCTTTGGCTTTGACCAATGAAATTTCAAGAGCGACTTTAGCAGAAAATACTATCGCAGCAAATTTGGTTTCAGAAACTGAAAGAGCAACTTTAGCGGAAGCTACAAATGCAACGGCAATAACTGCTGAAACCAATCGTGCGACTGCTGCTGAAGCGACTAAAGAAGATACTGCAAATAAAAGTAAAGACGGAAGTTTTACTTCGAATTCAGATGTGAAATTCCCAACAGAAAAAGCGACAAAAACGTATGTGGATGCAATCGCTTCATCGAATTCTTTGGCTTTAACGAATGAGATTTCTAGAGCAACTTTAGCAGAAAATACAATCGCTACGAATTTGCTTTCAGAAACCGAAAGAGCCACTTTAGCGGAAGCGAATAATGCAACTGCAATTACTTCCGAAACTAATCGTGCAACTTTAGCGGAAACTACTTTAGCAACGAATTTGGACTTAAAAGCTAATTTGGCTTCACCAAGCTTTACAGGAACACCATCATTACCAACCGGAACAATTGCTGTAACACAATCTGCTGAAAATAATTCAACAGCTATAGCAACTACTGCTTTTGTTACAGCTGCTAACGCAACAAATGCAAATTTAACTGGTGATGTTACAAGTATTGGAAACTTAACCACTATTGCTACTAATGTTATAACAACTACTAAAATTGCTGATAGTAACATAACCAATGCTAAATTAGACAAAGCAAATATTCCTCTGAGTGGTTTTGGAGCAGCTACTAGTGCTGTTGCTTTAGGTAATAATAAATTAACAGAAGTAGCTGATCCAACTAATCCTCAAGATGCAGCTACTAAAAATTATGTGGACGCATTAACTTCCACAGGTGTTACAGGGAACGGGACAACTAATTTTATTCCAAAATTTTCTTCATCGAGTGCTTTAGCGAATAGTCTGATTTTTGATTCGGGAACTCAAATAGGGATTGGAACTAATGCGCCTACTTCTTTGTTTCAAATAGGAGGTAATGGTTCGGGAGATAATCCACTTAAATATGACTATGATGGCGGCGGTAACGGCGCTTTGAAATTTGGTTTTAGACAATACGAATACAGAATAAAATCAAATCAGAATAGTGGCGTTTTAGAAAATTTGACATTTTCATATTATAATCAAAGTACAGGAGTGGATAGTGATCGTTTTGTAATTGCAAATGATGGAATTTATATCCCAGGAAAATTAAATGTGACTGGCACCGTTAATGGAGGAGCAGCAACTTTATCCAGCTTAAACGTTAATAACAGTCAGCTTAATGTAAATAGTTCTACAAATACAGTTGGATTTTTTACCGATAGTCCCACTTCTAAATTCCAAATTGGTGGTGATGGTAATTTTGATAATCCACTTAAATATGATTATGGATATGGGTCTGGTGAAGGAGCTTTAAAATTTGGTTTTAGACAAAATGAGTTTAGAATTAAAACAAATCAAAACAGCGGAGTGTTAGAAAAACTGACTTTTTCATATTATAAAAATGCTGATGGTACTGATATTGAATCTATGCATATTGACAATAACGGATTGGTTTCTATTACTAAATTAGCGGTAACAGCAGGAAGTCCAGGAAATGGAAAAGTTCTTACTTCAGATGCCTTCGGTAATGCTAGTTGGGTTGCACCTGTTGTTGCTTCAAGCAATGAGTTTGTTGACTTAACTACCACACAAACTATAGCTGGGGCAAAAACATTTAGTAGTACAGTTACTGGAAATTCTTTTGTGAAATCAGGAGGAACTTCAGCACAATATTTAATGGCAGATGGAAGTGTTTCAACGGGTGCTGCTCCTGTACGTGAAGTTGCAGACGAAACATCTGCTGCAGCAAGTCAAGATAGTTTTACATTGACTCAAACTCCATCAATTAATAGTAAAGTAAAAATGTATGTTAATGGAATTAGAATCAGTAATGCTGCTTATAGTGTAAGTGGAACAACATTAACCTACATTCCAGCTAATAATGGTTCTTACACATTATCTGTTAATGATAGAGTTCAGTTTGATTATTTTTATTAA